In one window of Opitutus sp. GAS368 DNA:
- a CDS encoding 5-oxoprolinase subunit PxpA encodes MPRVDLNCDLGEGAGHDAELMPLITSANIACGAHAGDEATMRATVARAKKHGVAIGAHPGFADRTNFGRRELVVTPAGVHGLVHDQVLQLQLIARGAGARLVHVKAHGALYNMAAREAALARAVVDAVYEVDPRLILFGLAGSQLIAVAEACGLPVASEVFADRTYQADGSLTPRTQANALITDEDAAVAQVLRMVREGKVRATDGTDVAITADTVCLHGDGAHPVEFARRLRRELATAGIEIKACGA; translated from the coding sequence ATGCCGCGCGTCGACCTCAACTGCGATCTCGGGGAGGGCGCCGGCCACGACGCGGAGCTGATGCCGCTCATCACCTCGGCCAACATCGCGTGCGGGGCGCACGCCGGCGACGAGGCGACGATGCGGGCGACGGTGGCGCGGGCGAAAAAACACGGCGTCGCCATCGGCGCGCACCCGGGGTTTGCCGACCGCACGAATTTCGGCCGGCGCGAGCTGGTCGTGACGCCCGCCGGGGTGCACGGATTGGTTCATGACCAAGTCCTGCAGTTGCAGCTGATCGCCCGTGGGGCCGGCGCGCGGCTGGTCCACGTCAAGGCGCACGGAGCGCTCTACAACATGGCGGCGCGCGAAGCGGCGCTGGCCCGGGCCGTGGTGGATGCGGTCTATGAGGTCGATCCGCGGCTGATCCTGTTCGGGTTGGCCGGCAGCCAGCTCATCGCGGTGGCCGAGGCCTGCGGACTGCCGGTGGCGAGCGAGGTCTTTGCCGACCGCACCTACCAGGCCGATGGCTCGCTCACGCCGCGCACGCAGGCGAACGCGCTGATCACGGACGAGGACGCGGCCGTGGCGCAGGTGTTGCGGATGGTGCGCGAAGGCAAGGTGCGCGCGACCGACGGCACCGACGTGGCCATCACGGCCGACACGGTCTGCCTGCACGGCGACGGGGCGCATCCGGTGGAGTTCGCCCGGCGGCTGCGGCGGGAGCTGGCCACCGCCGGCATTGAAATCAAGGCCTGCGGCGCATGA
- a CDS encoding DUF969 domain-containing protein — protein MIKLIGILVVALGFALRFNTLLVVMVAGIATGLVAGMSFNEIMELFGKYFVENRYMTLTVVLMLPVVGLLERYGLRERAETIIRRSRAATAGRVLIFYTAVRQISIAFGVNIGGHAPMVRPLVSPMAEGAARARHGDLPEKTSEAIRAHAAAAENIGNFFGEDTVFAVGAVLLIQGTLQAQGYDVGLWALSLWGIPTALVAFGCLVWRARVLDKRIARDAAEAKKEPAP, from the coding sequence ATGATCAAGCTCATCGGCATTCTCGTGGTGGCACTCGGGTTCGCCCTGCGGTTCAACACGCTGCTGGTGGTGATGGTGGCGGGCATTGCGACCGGGTTGGTGGCGGGGATGTCCTTCAACGAGATCATGGAATTGTTCGGAAAGTATTTTGTGGAAAACCGCTATATGACCCTGACGGTCGTGCTCATGCTGCCGGTCGTCGGCCTGCTGGAACGTTACGGCCTGCGGGAGCGGGCGGAGACGATCATCCGGCGCTCCCGGGCGGCGACGGCCGGCCGCGTGCTGATCTTCTACACGGCGGTGCGGCAGATCTCGATCGCGTTTGGAGTGAACATCGGCGGGCACGCCCCGATGGTGCGGCCGCTGGTTTCCCCGATGGCGGAGGGCGCCGCGCGGGCCCGACACGGCGACCTGCCGGAGAAGACCAGCGAGGCGATCCGCGCGCACGCCGCCGCGGCGGAGAACATCGGGAATTTCTTCGGCGAGGACACGGTCTTCGCCGTGGGCGCGGTGCTGCTCATCCAGGGAACGCTGCAGGCCCAAGGCTATGACGTGGGACTCTGGGCGCTCTCGCTGTGGGGCATCCCCACGGCGCTCGTGGCGTTCGGCTGTCTGGTCTGGCGGGCCCGGGTGCTCGACAAGCGCATCGCGCGCGACGCCGCCGAAGCGAAAAAGGAACCGGCGCCGTGA
- a CDS encoding DUF979 domain-containing protein: MKLLNLEVFYVIAGLFLLIVAAQIAADRTHPKRWGSALFWGLLAVTFLVGKSLPSTAVGYMMLAMVGLAATKQMGFAEKAGTSLAERTASADRLGNRIFRPALLIPGTAVVGTLLLSKLHWDDWWLLDSTNTTVTSVCLGAVVAAGMALRLTGARVEVPVGEGGRLVQTIGWALILPQMLAALGGIFSKAGVGPVVADLAAHALPTQFPFVAVVAYCAGMALFTICMGNAFAAFPVITLGIGLPFIVQLHHGNPAIMAAIGMLSGYCGTLLTPMAANFNLVPAMLLELKDKNAVIKAQAPIALSILSANVVIMYLCVYRF; this comes from the coding sequence GTGAAGCTCCTGAACCTGGAAGTCTTTTATGTGATCGCGGGCCTGTTTCTGCTGATCGTGGCGGCACAGATCGCGGCCGACCGCACCCATCCGAAGCGCTGGGGGTCGGCCCTCTTCTGGGGTCTGCTAGCCGTCACCTTTCTGGTGGGAAAATCACTGCCCTCCACGGCGGTCGGCTACATGATGCTCGCGATGGTGGGTCTGGCGGCCACCAAGCAGATGGGTTTCGCGGAAAAAGCCGGCACCTCGCTCGCGGAGCGCACCGCCTCGGCCGACCGGCTGGGGAACCGGATCTTTCGGCCCGCCCTGTTGATTCCGGGCACGGCGGTGGTGGGCACACTTTTGCTGAGCAAGCTCCATTGGGACGATTGGTGGCTGCTGGATTCCACCAATACGACGGTAACGTCGGTCTGTCTCGGGGCGGTGGTGGCCGCGGGCATGGCGCTCCGGTTGACCGGCGCCCGGGTGGAGGTGCCGGTCGGGGAGGGCGGCCGGCTCGTGCAGACCATCGGTTGGGCGTTGATCCTGCCGCAGATGCTCGCGGCGCTGGGTGGCATCTTCTCCAAGGCCGGGGTGGGTCCGGTCGTGGCCGACCTTGCCGCGCACGCGCTGCCGACGCAGTTCCCGTTCGTCGCGGTGGTGGCGTATTGCGCGGGCATGGCGCTGTTCACGATCTGCATGGGCAACGCTTTCGCGGCGTTTCCCGTCATCACGCTCGGGATCGGGCTGCCTTTCATCGTGCAGCTGCACCATGGCAACCCGGCCATCATGGCGGCCATCGGCATGCTCTCAGGCTACTGCGGGACGTTGCTCACGCCGATGGCGGCCAACTTCAACCTCGTGCCGGCCATGCTGCTGGAGTTGAAGGACAAGAACGCGGTCATCAAGGCGCAGGCGCCGATTGCGCTCAGCATCCTCAGCGCCAATGTGGTCATCATGTATCTGTGTGTGTATCGATTTTGA
- the pxpB gene encoding 5-oxoprolinase subunit PxpB, with protein MQITPLGDNALVLEVGTVIDESTHRRVQAAWRALAAAPLPAVSELVPAYTTVTLFYDPWAAVQAGAPAQGIADWLGAQVRGRLKNPPKTEKTKPRVVEIPVCYGGEFGPDLARVAAQAKLSPEEVIKRHAKADYLVHLIGFAPGFPYLGGLPKELHTPRHAKPRMTVPPGSVGIGGEQTGIYPLATPGGWNLIGRTPLRIFRPEQTPPVLLAAGDHVKFRAITPEEFARQEARS; from the coding sequence ATGCAGATCACGCCACTCGGCGACAACGCCCTGGTGCTCGAAGTGGGGACCGTCATCGACGAGTCCACGCACCGGCGCGTGCAGGCGGCGTGGCGGGCGCTGGCGGCGGCGCCCCTGCCGGCGGTCAGCGAACTCGTGCCGGCCTACACCACGGTCACGCTCTTCTACGACCCGTGGGCCGCGGTGCAGGCGGGCGCGCCCGCGCAGGGCATCGCCGACTGGCTCGGGGCGCAGGTGCGCGGGCGGCTGAAGAATCCGCCGAAGACGGAGAAGACGAAACCGCGCGTCGTGGAAATCCCCGTCTGCTATGGCGGCGAGTTCGGACCCGACCTCGCGCGGGTGGCGGCCCAGGCGAAATTGTCGCCGGAGGAAGTCATCAAGCGCCACGCCAAGGCGGACTATCTCGTGCACCTCATCGGCTTCGCGCCGGGCTTTCCCTACCTCGGCGGCCTGCCGAAGGAACTGCACACGCCCCGGCACGCGAAGCCGCGGATGACGGTGCCGCCCGGCTCGGTCGGCATCGGCGGCGAACAGACCGGCATCTATCCGCTCGCGACGCCCGGCGGCTGGAACCTGATCGGCCGCACGCCGCTCCGGATTTTCCGGCCGGAGCAGACCCCGCCCGTGCTGCTCGCGGCGGGCGATCACGTGAAGTTCCGCGCCATCACGCCGGAGGAATTCGCCCGGCAGGAGGCGCGGTCATGA
- a CDS encoding biotin-dependent carboxyltransferase family protein, whose translation MMRIRKPGLLTTVQDLGRPGYQQYGVVVGGALDTFAARAANLCAGNDDNAALLEMAQTGADLVFDQDTLIAWGGADFDARVSGQPLPRDRAVRLAAGEVVSFGLARSGLRAWLAIAGGIDVPLVMGSRTTYRRAGIGGHQGRPLVAGDVLKLFAPTPWAQQILASLTAGQKRAVTWTVRPETMGKPARPGVVRALRGPECDWFAKEAQRAFFAAEWTVTKEADRMGVRLSGPELPLLTPREMISSSVNAGTVQVPPAGQPIVLLPSRQSIGGYPRLAAVVTADLGRFTQMRPGDKVRFEETTLAAAHDIYLARERDLARVRMGLARLTG comes from the coding sequence ATGATGCGCATCCGCAAACCCGGCCTGCTGACCACGGTGCAGGACCTCGGCCGGCCCGGCTACCAGCAATACGGCGTCGTGGTGGGCGGCGCGCTCGACACGTTTGCCGCGCGGGCGGCCAATCTCTGCGCCGGCAACGACGACAACGCCGCCTTGCTGGAAATGGCGCAGACCGGCGCGGACCTCGTGTTCGACCAGGACACGCTGATCGCGTGGGGCGGGGCGGATTTCGATGCCCGCGTGAGCGGCCAGCCGCTGCCGCGGGACCGCGCGGTGCGCCTCGCGGCGGGCGAGGTGGTGAGCTTCGGACTGGCCCGGAGCGGCCTGCGGGCGTGGCTGGCCATCGCGGGCGGGATCGACGTGCCGCTGGTCATGGGCAGCCGCACGACCTACCGGCGCGCCGGCATCGGCGGACACCAGGGGCGGCCGCTGGTCGCGGGCGACGTCTTGAAGCTTTTCGCGCCGACACCGTGGGCGCAACAAATCCTGGCGTCGCTGACGGCCGGGCAAAAACGGGCGGTAACCTGGACCGTGCGGCCCGAGACGATGGGCAAGCCGGCGCGGCCCGGCGTCGTGCGCGCGCTGCGCGGGCCCGAGTGCGACTGGTTTGCCAAGGAGGCACAGCGCGCTTTTTTTGCGGCCGAGTGGACGGTCACCAAGGAGGCCGACCGGATGGGCGTGCGGTTGAGCGGACCGGAGCTGCCGCTGCTGACCCCGCGGGAAATGATCTCGTCGTCAGTCAACGCCGGCACCGTGCAGGTGCCGCCCGCCGGCCAGCCCATCGTGCTGCTGCCGAGCCGGCAATCGATCGGGGGTTATCCGCGGCTGGCGGCGGTGGTGACGGCCGATCTCGGGCGCTTCACGCAGATGCGCCCCGGGGACAAGGTGCGCTTTGAGGAAACCACGCTGGCGGCGGCGCATGACATCTATCTCGCGCGCGAACGCGATCTGGCGCGGGTGCGCATGGGCCTGGCCCGGCTGACGGGCTGA